From the Hordeum vulgare subsp. vulgare chromosome 1H, MorexV3_pseudomolecules_assembly, whole genome shotgun sequence genome, the window GAGGGGAGGGTCTCTTTCCTCTCCTCGTAACGGCTAACGTGCGTTGTCTGCCGCACCGGGCGCCCACGGCCACGACCGCCACCCGTATCACGCATCTCATTTCCAAGCAAAACATGCCATGAACACTCCACTCGTGGACGTGATCGCTCTCCCTCAGTTCTGGATCAGTACAGTCGTCTGCAGCAAAAAGGTTCCgtgcaaaaacagagaaaaaagagTTTCAGACTGTGACTGCGGTAGGTGCGTGCGTACATTCAGCTGGAATGCCCGCAACCAGATGATGAGCTTCCATCCGGTCGCGAGAGGACGAAGGTAAATACCGGAGGAAGGAACTGATTGACTGACTGAGAAGTGGTTAGTTAGGTCAACTCCACCGCACGACCCGTTCTGTCCGGCCCCGTCCGTTTAGGGTAAAAGGGACAAACAGGTCGGCCCAACGCGAGACGGACCGGAACCATCCTGTCTGTTTTGTGTCCGGCACGACCCATTTCGAATGCAAACTTGCGTGGAATTTGGGTCACGGCGGACATCAAACGGACGCGCGCTCGTCCGCGTCGGGGACGCGTGGCAGGCGGCCACCAACCTCCCACCCACCCGCATCAATGCGCACGAGCGGCCGGGCCCGTCTGTCATTCGCCCAGGAAACggtcgcggtccttcttaaatGAGGAAGCCGTGGACCGGTCGTCCATAGTTCCCATCGCCACCCccgcggcctcctcgaaacccgacaACCGTGAACCCTAGCCTCCTCCTCGAACTCGCCGGTCGCGAACCCTAGCCTCCTCCTCGAACTCGCTGGCAGCCATGGGTCTGTGGAACTACGGCCGCAAGGGCACCCACGACCGCGAGGCTGGCTCCTCGCCGGGACGCCGTCGCGGCTCCGTGAAGGAGGAGGCCGCATCGCCACCGCGCCAGGCCGCGGCTTCCTTCACCATCGCTCCTAGGCCCGCCTGCCATCACGACCGGCAGTACCTCAGCGTTGAGGTATGCCGGCGCTATTGGGAGACGAGGACACCGGTCCCGTGGAGCGATGTCCACCTCCCCAACGCGTGGCATCTCTCCGCCGACCGCGTCCCTATCCCGCCGGTGCCGACGAGCGGCCGTGCGCGCCGCGAGGAGATCCAgtgtcgccgccgcctcctccctgaCGACCTCTATTATGACCCAAGGTACACCGCCGACTCCACCCTCTGGGACACCTGGCTCAGGGACGAGCACGACGTGCGACGTGCCTCCTGCTTCGCCGGGACAGTCGTGGGGCCGCGGCGGGCATGGGAGGTTCTCGGGCGTACACGGGTGCGCGGCCTCACGCCCACGTCGTCGCCTTCCCCGTCTtcgtcaccacctccacctcctcgcatgacggaggaggaggaggcccggctcatgcagcgcgtcatggaggactccatgaCGATGCATGATGAGCGCCAATGGCCGGGCCTGGACCGCGCCATGGCCCTCTCTGCGGCTGGCGACGTCGCCATTCCCGAGCCGatagaggaggagaaggtggccGCGTTCCCTCCGGAACTGGTGGGCGCGTCGTGGGGCTGGTCGTGCACCGCGCCGGAGATGACGCAGGCAGTGGGGGCCGTGAACTGGTGCCCCACACCACCGCGGTCACCGGAGCAGGAGGCCTCGCCACGGGAGGAGGTGCTGCAGACCAGCTTCCAGCCCGCCCCCGCGCACCAGGGACCGTCGGCCCACCTCTGGACGCCGCCGCCCTACGTCGACCTCGTCAGCGATGGTGACGACATCGGCGActgctactccaacaaaagaccttccaacggcgtcagaaataggtgtgtcgacggcacgaggaatccttctgctacggctacgccttaagggacttcctaggcaaatatgcaaaggattttccccgtggccttggagccttgcgttggtgttcccttgaagcggaaagggtgatgtagcgcagcggtggcaagtatttccctcagtttgagaaccaaggtatcgaaccagtgaaggagtatcacaagagcctgcacaaacacaaaaagcttgctcccaacgctatgaaggggttgtcaaacccttatagattgttcaccaagtgagaactgaaagcaacaaaataacaaagcaaagtaaaagcgaaagtggaaacgataggtgtgaatagacccaggggccgtagtgtttactagtggcttctctcatgaaagcaagtagaaggtccgtgaacaaattactgtcgagcaattgatagaaccacgcaaagtcgtgacgtcatctatggcaatgattatatctataggcatcacgtccaaaacaagtagaccgatactttctgcatctactactattactccacacgtcgaccgctatccagcatgcatctagtgtattaagtccaaaagaacagagtgccgccttaagcaagatgacatgatgtagatggacaatctcatatctacgacagagcccactttgttacccttggtggcaactacacgatgtgtgccttgctgcccctactgtcactgggaaaggtcaccacacggtaagaacccaaaaccaagcacttctcccattgcaagaatcatagatctagttggccaaacaaaacccaagacacggagagacttacaaggatatcaaatcatgcataaaagaaatcagcaaagactcaaatatatatcatagttaatctgatcacaaatccacaattcatcggatctcgacaaacacaccgccaaagaagattacatcggatagatctccatgaagatcatggagaactttgtattaaagatccaagagagagaagaagccatctagctactaactacggacccgtaggtctgaagtgaactactcacgagtcattggaggggcgatgatgatgatgaagaagccctccaactccaaaatcccctccgatggggcaccgagaagggtctccagatgagatcttgcgaaaacggaagcttgcggcggcggaaaagtattttcgtggatcccttgatttttttttcttatgatttttagggaatatataggcgcaagatctaggtcagggggcgccagggaggccacaagccttcccaccgccgcccccctggtggcggagtgggggcttgtgggctccctatagccctcctggcttggcccacaagccccctgatcttctttcgttcgggaaaaaatcatttcggggattttattccgtttggacttagttccaaaatcagatctgaaaagagctaaaaacacagaaaaaacaggaactcgcacttgacactgaattaataagttagtaccaaaaaaaatataaaaggtacataaaacatccaaagatgacaagataacaacatgaaaccataaaaaattatatatatgtttgAAACGTATCAGCGACCAGtgaagacgacgacggcgacggcaacGGCGGGATACAtttttttatgttaattatgtcaaaCTCGGCCGTTTTGTGGCCCTAAAAACTAGACTTTTTTAATGTTAATCTTATTATGTTTTAAGTTTTTGAATTtcgtttatttatttttagttgagttttcctttttcttAATCAAGTCCACCACCGACATGATTTGGGGTGCGGCCGCACGGTGGACCCACATACGACCCAACGGACAGAGACGGACATGGACAAACCGATTGCCGTTCCAAACGGACAAAATCCGGCCAAACCGGACGTCCGTTTGGGGTCGTGTGATGGAGTTGGCCTTAGTTTctgagagcaactctagcagaccccgcaaaacgcCCGGCCCGCAAAATATCCGGCGAGTATGCGGGTTTGGGTTGTTTTTCCTGTCAGAGCAGATACTGTAAACGCGGCCCGACCCGTAAAACTTCTGTGGTGGCCCGTAAACGCGAGCGCTCGACCGGTATATCTGCGGGTTCGACCGCTGGatgcgggtcgaaaccctatccctccTCCGCCGCGAAAAGTCCCCCACCTCATCGCCGGCGCCTCCAATCCGCCGCTGCGCGCCTCCATTCCGCCGCGTAGCCGCTCCATTCCACCGCCTGTGATGGCCAACTCCGGTAGCCGTAGGAACGACGACCCCGAGAGGGCTCGCTGCGTCAGATCTAACGCCGCCCGCCGGTACATGAAGTGGGGCcagacgccgccgccgtcgctcctCCATCGCGAGACAGAGGAGTACGACCGCGCGCGCGGCCGCCTCTTCTCCGGTAACTCCTTCGAGGCGTCGAGCTCGCGCTCGTGCTCCTCCCTCCCCCGGTGAAGAGGGAGCTCGAAGAGCTCCCGTCGGTGAAGAAggagccggaggccgaggcggtgccGGGACCGTCGTCGGACCGGAGGATTTCCTTcctccgacggaggcggataggcTTTTGCCCGTGCTGCTGGCTCGGAGTTGCAATTATACAAGGTCTACTAGAGTTGCTCACATGCCAATTCGCCGGTTGGAAGATAAGCCAGGCAGGAACATGCAACGTCAGGCAACAGTCCAAGAAGCCTACTAGTACTGTGAGTCCCTGCTCGCCTCCACATGGACTGCTCTCTCAAGCTAAGCCAAGGGACAAGCCCGGGGGTACACGTCCTTCTCAACGATGGCGACACGCatggatcaaacaaacaaacaagcaacgaATATGTCCCATGCCAGTGCACATGACAGGGCCAAACTGCCAAAGACAGCATGTAACAAGGTCCCATCCCTCCATCCATTCATTCATTCAGCAGCCTCCATTTGTGAAGCTGCCAGTTAATCTTTCCAGGTTCCTCACACTTACAAGATACCGGTAAAATCCAAAGGATGCAAGCatatgtagaagaagaagaagaagaaaaaagagagacaAGAGGTTGAAGAACTGAACATGTATCTCTGATAATCAATTGGTCGTGGCAAAAAGTACAAGGCGAAAACAAGTATTATCTTCATTTGAAGGTAAAGTCTGTCAACAAGGAACAAAGGACCACCCACCCCGTCATCTAGGCACCCACCCGTCCAAAGGGTTTAGATTTTCTTGTTTCTTACAAAAGAATTTCGACGACCTGAAAGAATAAAACCATCTCCCAGGcattttgatgatgatgatgatgatccaaAGCTATATCTATCTACATTCTCCACAGTTCAGTTGTATGCCTCGGACCCCCGGAGCAGCAGGGATCAGAGAGATCGATGGAGCGAGCGAGCTTCCTCCTGTAAGCACCGAGCACCAAACGTTGCCTCCCTTTACAGAGGGCTCCTTTGATGCTCGCAAAGTAGTAGTATCTTCAGactgaaaaaaataaagagaaccTCCGGTCGTCGCTGCCGCCATGGCATCACTCCACTTGCTCGCCGATCAGGTCGAGGCCCATGACCAGGAACGAGACGCCCTGGAACAGGAGGAAGTAGAAGTGGATGCCCTGGGCCGACAGCAcgctgcgcgccgccgccgtcagcAGGAGGAACGACAGCGCCAGCTCCTTCCGGTAGATCCTGTTGTGCTTCTGCTTCTTCTTGGCATCCTTTTTGGGAAGCGACGAGTCCTTGGCCAGCCCTGCGAGGTCCGGCGCCGACCCGactctctgctgctgctgcacggTGTGCTTCTCGACGAGGGCCACGAGGTCGCCCTCGGAGGAACGGCCCGACTTCTTGGTGACCACCCACTCGTAGGCGCTCCCGAGCTGGAACAGGCCCGAGATCATGGCGTTGAACTTGGTCACGGACATGGTGTTCTCGAAGAGGAGGTACGGGACGATGAACGGGAAGGACTTTGGGGATGGGAGGATGCTCATGATGGACATTGCTGCTGGAATGTAGCATACGACCCATGCTGGAAGTTCGGCCTCTGGAACGAACATTGTCATGGGAAGGATCACGCAGAAGAGGGTGAAGGAGTAGAATGGCAGGATGagcttgcggaggaggaagaatagGAATATCAGGTTGCACTTCTTCCAGAATCCAATCTGCAGCACAAAGCAAGAACCGTCATTAGGCCAATTATCCATACATGTATTAGACAACACACAACAAAATGACGCAAGCATACAAATCAGGGGACAAATATAAAAACTAAAGATGTGCTGGCATGAATTGTGTGGTAGGGTATGACAATAATTCTACTTCAAGTTAACTGAAAAAAGTTTTTTTGTGTGGAAATTAATGACTGCTTGAGTATAAGAGGGTGAATGTAAATTAACTAAAATTTGCTAACAGTTAtacagagaaaaagaaaaaatgttgCCTCTTCACAATTAGTATATCTTGTACATCCTATACAATCCAAAAATGTTGCCGAAGACTGCTGGCCTCATGCAAATAAACCACATTTTACAGAATATACAAACATGACTGGACATTTTAATTTCCACAATGTGCCATCAGAAAATGGCTCATACCTTGGATTTTATGATGTCCACAAAGCAGAGTCTAAACAGCTGCATGGGACCTGAGTGCCACCTGTGCTGCTGCTTTCTGTATGCTTCATACGATTCTGGCAACTCACATTGACACTGAAAAGAAAGTTACTCAAGTTAAATTATTACTCTGTAATCCAATGCCAATGTAAAGTCTGCATAAGCGACAGAGATATTGTGCCAGTACCTCAACATCATTCAGGTAGAGGAACTTCCATCCCTTGAGATGTGCTCGGACAGCAATGTCCATGTCTTCGACCGTCGTGCGCTCCATCCAACCACCGGAATCCTCAAGTGCCTTGATTCTCCACACTCCGGCAGTCCCGTTGAACCCAAAGAAGTTGAGAAACGCTCCGTTCACTTGCTGCTCCACCTCGAAGTGGAAGCACAGGTTTACGTTCTGTAGTCTGGTCAACAAGTTCTCATCGTTGTTCACGAAAGACCATCTTGCCTGAACCAACCCAACATCGTCCTTCCCCTGGAGGTTGCATATTGAATTTGTCAGAAAAGAACATAACCGATATAGGACCAATTGTCAGATAAATGAAGCAGCGTAACAAACTACAACACTAAGAATTGCTCAGTCGAGTCAAACCTTGAAATGGGGCATGGCGCGCTTCAGGAAATCCGCCTGTGGCTGGAAATCGGCATCGAAGATGACAACATATTCATAGTCCTTCACATAGCTGCAGTTCATTGCTGATTTGAGGTTTCCGGCCTTGTAGCCGTCACGGATCACCCGGTGCCTGTATACTATGCGCACGCCCTCCCGCTGCCATTTCTCAACCTCCTCCTTGATGAGCGCGGAAGTGGTAGCATCATCGGAATCATCCAGCACCTGCACCAAGAAGTTTGACCTTGGCCAGTCCAGGTTGCAAATTGCGCCAATGGATTGCTGGTAGACCTGCAGACATCCAAATGAAATAACTTAATTGAACCGGACTACTTCAACTTTTTACAAGAGCAAATTACCCATAAGATTTCCCAAATGAAGTGAACTAGTGGTTGAGTTTTATCGTTTCTTAGCTTGGCCCCAAATTAAGTGCGCTATAGTTGGACACTTTGACCATCAATCACATGGCTTCCCAATTATTATTATCTTGTGACCGGTGACGACAAACTTCTAGTCCGAGATTTGGAATAATAAGTGTGCCTTAAAAGAAAGTTAGTGTGATATGAATCCCAACCGCAAACCAAATTCGGCCTTTTGCAAAGCAAATCACGgaatctgttgttgttgttggtggtggtgttgttgtgagATTCATGTGAAGTACGAACACATCAACGTCATCGAGCATCAGAGTCGTGATTGGAGAGCCCGGGGCAAAGATCCGAACAAAATGCAGTCTACGCTTAACCCGAATCCTGAAACGGCAGCATCTTCTTCCCCTACTCTAGCTGGAATTTAGGCTGCCCTACTTGAATCATGGAGCTCCAATTGCAGCTCAAGATGGATGGATACGCAAGCAAGAAGCAGAATGATTGGAGTGTGAGCTTGGGCTTGGGGCTTACCTCTCGCTCGTTGCACATGGGCATCTGCACGAGGACCATGGGGAAGTCTTCGTCGCCGGCCTCGACGTCGTCCTTGTCGGCGGCGATGGGCACGGGCTTGATGCCCCTGAGCTTGATCCAGAGGCAGCCGAGGCAGAGGACGAGGCGGTCGACGCTCTGGATCATGAAGAGCACGACGCAGGCGTTGGTGAGGAACTGCAGCGGCGGCGCGATGTACTGGAGGCGGACGCGCATCCATCCCGCGTAGGCAGCGGCTGCGAGCCCGTCGACGGCGAGGAGGCCGTCCATGGCGAGCTGGCCCGGCATCTCGGGCATCTCGGGCATCTCAAGGTGCCAGCCCTGGAGGTAGGCAGCGACCTCGACGGCGAGCAGCAGCATGGAGAGCACGACGAAGAGCCTGAGGCAGCCGTAGAAGCGCGCGCGCAGGGCCGTGCTCTCCCCGGGCGCGGCGTCGCCGTCCGTCCGGCCCGCCGCCACCCGCCTgcgcgcggcggcggcgacggctagCGCCGCGGAGGCCGCGCCCGTGAGGCGGCCCGCCGCGCGGTGCGCCTTGAGGAGCAGCACCCAGGTGATCTGGCGCGCGTTCTTGCCGCGCCCGGCCTTGCCGGCCGCCGGCGACCCAGGCACCGCCTCCTGCTCCACCTCGGAGATGGACCAGTTGGGGTTCTCCATCTTGACGACGACGGGCGTCCCGCCGCCTCCGCCCCCGTCGCTgagcctcgcctccctcccccagAACGACGGCGCCATTGCCACCCGACCGACCTCGCCGGCCTCCGACAGAGCCAAGAAGTCTCTCGGTCAACGGAGAATGGCTCTTCCTTAGCTCCTCAGCGCCGCTTTACCCGCTCATAGAGGTCAGCAGCTGGACGCCCTTAATAGCCCCCTGGACTGGAGGAGACACCCGCCAGAGCACGCACCGCGCGCAGAGCAGAGCAGCCGGCCAcgaagagggggagaggagaagaacagctcACCACGTCGCTCGCTCCAGGATACGATACGAGTACGAGtccgagctcctcctcccccgcTTTGTTTATTTGTAGCCTCGCCACCGCCCGACCCGACGGAATAAAAAAGCCTTCTTTTTGCGCCCCGAGACGCAGGCGCGCGCACACGACCGACCCGCCCGGCCGTGTCAAACCGAAACGAGCCGCGGAGCCGGAgccggtgccggtgccggtgccggtgccggGTTTGGACTCTTCGGCGCTGCTTCGGAGGCTGGCGAGATGATCTGAGATCAATCAACGTGGGCGCGGTAGCACCACGTAGCGAGCCGCGGGTTCGGGGCAAGGAGTTCGTCGCACGTCGGTCTCTATTCGTTGCGTGCGGTTGGGCTGCAGCCTGGGCTGTCGCCTGTCGGTGCCATGGCAGCCGGCGCGCACGCACACGCTCTGGCCGGCATGCTGTCGCGCCGGTCAAAACGGCCGAGCGGTCAGGCTCTGCTGACGAGCACCGGGTGAGAAACTCGGGGCGCATGCGGGCGGGGCAACGGATTACGGGCCAAAAATTATTGGGAAAAAAAAAAGGCGACAGTCCGAGATTAGATCTTGCGCCACTTGGCTGGAGACGGGGACAAAATTAAACCACGCTTTCAATCAACCAATTAACAAACGTAATCCCTGGTAAGcaacgaaagagaagagaaagagatcgatcgatcgatcgaatCTCTGATTGCCCGGGACGGGATTGGTATCTGCATGCGCCCAGACAAATAAGCAAACAAGATGTGGAGATTGGCATTGTTTGTCTGCCGCATTTTTACACCGGACGGGAGTGTTGGAGGGCATAGTCAACACTGTTGGTGGTAATACTCGTGACCAACGTCGGACTCATCGTATGTTGGTGGTAATCCTCCAACCCTAGTTGGGTTCTACCCTCCGCCCCCTCCGTGGATTGGCCGTCGTCAAAGGCCTTctgattggggggggggggggggggggggatctcgCCAATACCTCGCGGAGGATCGCATTCGGTACTTCTCTTTCGATGAAGGGGATTCCACGGCGCCAACTTCTGGTTAATGGTCATGAGGCCGTCGTAGCAGGTTAGTATGTGTTAGTCTCACTAAGATCTTAATTGTTTGATTTTGGTTAGTATTGTGTTCATTTTGGTGAAAGAAGGGCATTTCCTTCTTCGCCACTTTGAGATTTTGGTCGTGTAGTAACTCTGATGCTTTCCACAATGAAAATCAGAAGAAACCTAATGAGGTTATCTCCTATCGGGTAGGCCCACGGTGATTGAAACCAAGGAAAAACCCATGGAGGCCCAGACCAACATTCACCAAGGACAGGGTTCACTCTCTCGCGGGACACCCGGACGAAGATCCACTTGAATGGAAAGAACACGAATCCACTCTTGATTCTTCACTCGAATAGAAGAAGCCCGATAGCAAGAGCATTGATTGGGGCGTTAACATCAGCATAAGAGCCTCACGATACTGGTACCTCAAGGCGCCCATTGCAATAGACATGGGGCATGTGTAATTGTTAGATTAATTAACATGTAACACAAAAGAAAGCATGGAGATAGCGAGCTTTATATAAGCATCTCCTTGGTAACTGCTTATAGATTGAGAACATCTATAACCTCAATCCTATATGCAAGAACACTCTCCGGAGAATAAGACTAGAGTTCTAACCTCCACCGCGAGGGTAACCTCCTTGTGTCTACCCCCATGCATCTCGCGTGATCATGCCTTGTTCCTCCCCTCTTTTACTGTTAGAATTCACACCACGACAATTGGCTCCCATCTTGGAGTTGCACATCTCGCGACACGGGTGATCGATCGAATATCTGAATACTCGAGAGATGATCAATATCCGTAGCAAAATATAAGAAAACAAATGTGGAGATTGAATATGGATCATAGCCTTGGGCAAGCAATGTGCCCACACGCGTCGTGCTAGCTCGATGTTCCTTCTATGCTAAGTTTCAACTAATTGATGGCGTTTTATGAACACGTCGCCCTTTCCCGCCATTTCATCACCGGTTTCCCACCGCCACCCAGCGATATTAGCGCATAAACCTAGGCAGAGCGCGACACA encodes:
- the LOC123447323 gene encoding probable xyloglucan glycosyltransferase 7, with product MAPSFWGREARLSDGGGGGGTPVVVKMENPNWSISEVEQEAVPGSPAAGKAGRGKNARQITWVLLLKAHRAAGRLTGAASAALAVAAAARRRVAAGRTDGDAAPGESTALRARFYGCLRLFVVLSMLLLAVEVAAYLQGWHLEMPEMPEMPGQLAMDGLLAVDGLAAAAYAGWMRVRLQYIAPPLQFLTNACVVLFMIQSVDRLVLCLGCLWIKLRGIKPVPIAADKDDVEAGDEDFPMVLVQMPMCNEREVYQQSIGAICNLDWPRSNFLVQVLDDSDDATTSALIKEEVEKWQREGVRIVYRHRVIRDGYKAGNLKSAMNCSYVKDYEYVVIFDADFQPQADFLKRAMPHFKGKDDVGLVQARWSFVNNDENLLTRLQNVNLCFHFEVEQQVNGAFLNFFGFNGTAGVWRIKALEDSGGWMERTTVEDMDIAVRAHLKGWKFLYLNDVECQCELPESYEAYRKQQHRWHSGPMQLFRLCFVDIIKSKIGFWKKCNLIFLFFLLRKLILPFYSFTLFCVILPMTMFVPEAELPAWVVCYIPAAMSIMSILPSPKSFPFIVPYLLFENTMSVTKFNAMISGLFQLGSAYEWVVTKKSGRSSEGDLVALVEKHTVQQQQRVGSAPDLAGLAKDSSLPKKDAKKKQKHNRIYRKELALSFLLLTAAARSVLSAQGIHFYFLLFQGVSFLVMGLDLIGEQVE